The Dioscorea cayenensis subsp. rotundata cultivar TDr96_F1 chromosome 19, TDr96_F1_v2_PseudoChromosome.rev07_lg8_w22 25.fasta, whole genome shotgun sequence genome includes a window with the following:
- the LOC120283928 gene encoding protein FIZZY-RELATED 2-like, whose protein sequence is MDPSSLMDPKPSLSSPSPSPSPSPIPSPASGGAHRSFSKMVGTPQRFIYSDRFIPSRAGSNFALFDLTDTTPAREDSSSTYNTLLRSVLFGPDHVSVVPPSTPDRSASSPSVSSSSTPSPASSTPGRNIFRFRSEIPRRSLYHAFDDELPGFVPPQPKAPRKVSRSPYKVLDAPALQDDFYLNLVDWSSHNVLAVGLGNCVYLWNACSSKVTKLCDLGEDDSVCSVGWAQRGTHLAVGTNLGKVQIWDASRCRRIRTMDGHRYRVGAQAWSSSVLSSGSRDKTILQRDIRAQEDFVSKLTGHKSEVCGLKWSYDNRELASGGNDNRLFVWNQHSTQPVLKYCEHTAAVKAIAWSPHLHGLLASGGGTADRCIRFWNTTTNSHLSSMDTGSQVCNLAWSKNVNELVSTHGYSQNQIIVWRYPTMSKLATLTGHSYRVLYLAISPDGQTIVTGAGDETLRFWNVFPSPKFQNTGSEIGASSLGRTQIR, encoded by the exons ATGGATCCCAGCTCTCTAATGGATCCAAAACCTAgcctttcttctccttctccttctccttctccttctccgaTACCTTCTCCGGCCTCCGGCGGTGCCCATCGATCGTTCTCCAAGATGGTCGGAACTCCGCAGCGCTTCATCTATAGCGACCGCTTCATCCCCAGCCGTGCCGGATCCAACTTCGCCCTTTTCGACCTCACCGATACCACTCCTGCTCGTGAGGACTCCTCCAGCACCTACAACACGCTCCTCCGTTCCGTCCTCTTCGGCCCTGACCATGTCTCCGTCGTTCCCCCCTCTACTCCCGATCGCTCCGCCTCTTCCCCGTCAGTTTCCTCCTCATCTACTCCCTCCCCTGCGTCTTCCACTCCTGGTCGGAATATTTTCCGATTTCGATCGGAGATCCCCCGCCGATCTCTTTACCAtgcctttgatgatgagttGCCCGGGTTTGTGCCTCCCCAACCCAAAGCGCCCAGGAAGGTTTCTCGATCGCCTTACAAG gTGTTGGATGCACCGGCATTGCAGGAcgatttctatttgaatctcgTTGATTGGTCTTCTCACAATGTGTTGGCTGTGGGTTTGGGCAATTGCGTCTATCTCTGGAATGCTTGCAGCAGCAAG GTGACTAAGCTCTGTGATTTGGGTGAGGATGACAGTGTCTGCTCGGTTGGATGGGCACAGAGAGGCACTCATCTTGCTGTTGGAACTAATTTGGGGAAAGTTCAG ATATGGGATGCATCACGTTGTCGGAGGATAAGAACCATGGATGGCCATCGTTACCGAGTTGGAGCTCAAGCCTGGAGTTCTTCTGTGTTATCTTCTGGTAGCCGGGACAAGACAATTCTTCAACGTGATATTCGTGCTCAAGAAGATTTTGTTAGCAAGCTTACTGGGCATAAGTCAGAG GTCTGTGGGCTGAAGTGGTCGTATGATAATCGGGAGCTTGCATCTGGTGGAAATGATAACAGA CTTTTTGTGTGGAACCAACATTCCACTCAACCTGTACTCAAGTATTGTGAGCACACAGCAGCTGTAAAGGCTATTGCTtggtctccacatcttcatggGCTTCTTGCTTCTGGAGGTGGAACAGCTGATCGGTGCATTCGGTTCTGGAATACAACCACAAATTCACACTTAAGCTCCATGGACACCGGAAGTCAG GTCTGCAATCTTGCATGGTCTAAGAATGTGAATGAACTTGTCAGCACCCATGGGTATTCCCAAAACCAAATTATTGTATGGAGATATCCAACCATGTCAAAG CTGGCAACACTCACTGGCCATTCATACAGAGTCTTGTACTTGGCTATCTCGCCTGATGGACAG ACAATCGTCACTGGTGCTGGAGATGAGACGCTCAGGTTCTGGAATGTGTTCCCATCCCCTAAATTTCAG AACACTGGCAGTGAAATTGGAGCATCGTCTCTTGGTAGAACTCAAATCCGGTGA
- the LOC120283929 gene encoding RNA-binding protein CP33, chloroplastic-like — translation MPIEEKKKKKKKKRGRKDKWGQPLPEVVAGEEEDQEVELDDGGDGVDEPQDSSYEPNKVVISGMPYSATEDQIRSLFKDIGPVQQLQLSKFPDSGGFRGLAFVSFQTQEIAISSLKLDGSKMGNRFIKVERCRLDPRRKRKSEFLSEPKKVDGCFSAYIGNLSYNVTEDDIRECFVASNIDSVRFAINKTTGTFRGFCHVDFADDESLEKAMKKNQVELHGRPMKIAYAVSNRH, via the exons ATGCCGAtcgaagagaagaagaagaagaagaagaagaagagagggagAAAGGACAAATGGGGCCAACCACTGCCGGAGGTGGTCgccggagaagaagaagaccaagaagtggagctAGATGATGGTGGTGATGGCGTTGATGAACCCCAGGATTCATCCTACGAGCCCAACAAGGTGGTGATCAGTGGCATGCCTTACTCCGCAACAGAAGACCAGATCCGAAGCCTCTTCAAGGACATTGGCCCTGTCCAACAGCTCCAGCTCTCCAAGTTTCCCGATTCTGGTGGCTTTCGTGGTCTCGCCTTTGTGTCCTTCCAG ACACAGGAAATTGCCATCAGTTCGCTTAAGCTTGATGGTTCAAAAAT GGGAAATAGGTTTATAAAGGTTGAAAGATGTAGACTAGATCCCCgaagaaaaaggaagagtgAATTTCTAAGCGAACCAAAGAAGGTTGATGGATGTTTCTCAGCATATATTGGCAACCTCTCGTACAATGTGACTGAAGACGATATAAGAGAATGCTTCGTGGCATCAAATATTGATTCAGTAAGATTTGCCATTAACAAAACAACAGGAACTTTCCGAGGCTTCTGCCATGTTGATTTTGCAGATGATGAGTCATTAGAGAAAgcaatgaagaaaaatcaagtagaaCTACATGGGAGGCCAATGAAAATAGCATATGCAGTATCAAATCGGCATTGA